The nucleotide sequence GCCCGGAGGAAAATGTGGAGGACTTCGACCTTTACGGCCAGACCGTGGCGGTCGAATTCACGCGGCGCTTGCGGGGGATGGTTGCCTACCGCGGACCCGAAGCCCTGGTGGAACAGATGTGCCTTGACGTTGCCCAGGCGCGCGAGTTGCTCGCCCCCAGCTAAGGGTGTTTCGACAACACTGCTGACCTGCCGGTAAACTGATGAGTGGATCCGGCCGCAGTCCGTGGCAGCTGGACCTGTTTTTGTGTGCGGCAACGCATGCAAGGCAACCCGTCAGCGAGGCGCTGCATCGGGAAGCACGGCACAACTCTAGGAGTTCACGTGGCACTTGAAGCCGCTGTAAAGCAGTCCATCATCAAGGAATACGCAACCTCTGAAGGCGACACCGGTTCGCCCGAGGTCCAGGTTGCAGTCCTGACCCAGCGGATCAAGGATCTGACTGAGCACATGAAGGAGCACAAGCACGACTTCCACACCCAGCGCGGTCTGCTGGCCATGGTTGGTCGTCGTAAGCGCATGCTTTCCTACCTGAAGAACACTGACATTGCCCGCTACCGTTCGCTCATCGAGCGTCTCGGCCTGCGTCGCTAGTCTGCCTTTAGGGGCGGCCCGCGCCTCTGCAGGACGGGCCGCCTTCTTCACCAACAACTAAAAACAGGAATCAACCGCATCGCGCATTCGCGGTCCTCG is from Paenarthrobacter nicotinovorans and encodes:
- the rpsO gene encoding 30S ribosomal protein S15, which codes for MALEAAVKQSIIKEYATSEGDTGSPEVQVAVLTQRIKDLTEHMKEHKHDFHTQRGLLAMVGRRKRMLSYLKNTDIARYRSLIERLGLRR